A genomic window from Planococcus rifietoensis includes:
- a CDS encoding YkuS family protein → MVKIAVEHPFTSVRDALVQKGYRAEMLEKKTDAPDYDVVVVRDQEDLTDFHMSVSLVEARGRTLFEIVEEVEERLVRQGKIQSPAPMAQEYGSESGGGGGSFVAGAVTGALIGAAAGLLLAPKSGKELQEQVKAKTSDSSEKVNTSIEQAKVKADELKAKREEKKEEKEVKKQEKAIEKEVKQQEKAEEKEEKKEEKAQKEHDKAEKKVEKEIKKAEKDAGGVDVVEFGESSLGKNSDGEIKVEPTDAKKNN, encoded by the coding sequence ATGGTAAAAATTGCAGTTGAACATCCATTTACATCCGTACGCGATGCGTTAGTACAAAAAGGGTATCGTGCAGAAATGCTTGAAAAGAAAACAGATGCACCCGATTACGACGTAGTGGTCGTCCGTGACCAGGAAGATTTGACGGATTTCCACATGAGCGTTTCATTAGTTGAAGCAAGAGGGCGCACATTGTTTGAAATCGTAGAGGAAGTCGAAGAGCGTCTCGTGCGCCAAGGCAAAATCCAGTCGCCTGCACCAATGGCACAGGAATACGGTTCTGAATCAGGCGGAGGCGGCGGAAGCTTTGTTGCCGGCGCTGTGACAGGTGCTTTGATCGGTGCCGCAGCCGGACTTTTGCTTGCGCCTAAGAGCGGCAAGGAATTACAGGAACAAGTGAAAGCGAAAACTTCGGATTCCAGTGAAAAAGTGAACACTTCCATCGAGCAGGCGAAAGTGAAAGCTGACGAACTGAAAGCGAAGCGCGAAGAGAAAAAAGAAGAAAAAGAAGTGAAGAAACAAGAGAAAGCAATTGAAAAAGAAGTGAAGCAGCAAGAAAAAGCTGAAGAAAAAGAAGAGAAAAAAGAAGAAAAAGCCCAAAAAGAGCATGACAAGGCTGAAAAGAAAGTAGAAAAAGAAATCAAGAAAGCTGAGAAAGATGCCGGCGGCGTGGATGTTGTAGAATTTGGTGAATCATCACTCGGCAAAAACTCAGACGGCGAGATCAAAGTCGAGCCAACTGACGCGAAAAAGAATAATTAA